GCGGTACTTCGTCTTGAGACGCGGAGTGGTAGCCATCAGATGTCCTCACCCGTCCGCTTGGCAACGCGGATCTTGTTGCCCTCGTCGTCGAAGCGGAACCCGACGCGGGTAACGACCTTCTGGCCGTCCTTCTCCACGACCAGCTGAACGTTGCTGACGTGGATCGGCGCCTCGGTGATCACGATGCCACCGGTCTGGGACCCACCAGCGGTCTGACCGGCCTTGGTGTGCTTCTTGACCCGGTTGACACCCTCGACCAGGACGCGGTTGTCAGCGGGGAAGGCGACGATGACCTTGCCCTGCTTGCCCTTGTCCTTACCGGTGATGACCTGAACCAGGTCGCCCTTCTTGATCTTCATGCTTACAGCACCTCCGGCGCGAGCGAGATGATCTTCATGAACTTCTTCTCGCGCAGCTCACGGCCCACCGGGCCGAAGATACGGGTGCCGCGAGGGTCGCCGTCGTTCTTCAGAATGACGGCGGCGTTCTCGTCGAAGCGGATGTACGAGCCGTCCTGGCGGCGACGCTCCTTGACGGTGCGAACGATGACCGCCTTGACGACGTCACCCTTCTTCACGTTGCCACCGGGGATCGCGTCCTTGACGGTGGCGACGATGACGTCACCGATGCCCGCGTAGCGGCGACCGGAACCACCGAGAACACGGATGCAAAGGATTTCCTTCGCACCAGTGTTGTCGGCGATACGCAGTCGCGACTCCTGCTGGATCACGTGTATCTCCTGTTTGTCTGCCGGTTCCCGGCGGGGGCTTCACTCCGGAGAGCTGGGCCCCCACCGAGCCTGGCGGAACGAACCTGAGGGAAACCCCTCAGGTGCTTACTTGGCCTTCTCGAGGATCTCGACGATGCGCCAGCGCTTGCTCGCCGACAGCGGACGCGTCTCCATGATGAGGACGCGGTCGCCGACGCCGGCAGCGTTCTGCTCGTCGTGAGCCTTGAGCTTGTTCGTACGGCGGATGACCTTGCCGTACAGGGCGTGCTTCACGCGGTCCTCGACGGCGACGACGACGGTCTTGTCCATCTTGTCGCTGACGACGAGACCCTCACGGGTCTTGCGGAAGCCGCGCGCGGTCTTCTCAGTCACGTTGTTGTTCTCGCTCATCAGGCGCTCTCCACCGTCTCGATACCGAGCTCACGCTCGTGCATCAGGGTGTAGATGCGAGCGATGTCCTTACGGACGGACTTGAGCCGGCCGTTGTTCTCCAGCTGACCCGTGGCCGCCTGGAAGCGGAGCTTGAACAGCTCCTCCTTGGCCTCGCGCAGCTTGCCAACGAGCTCCTCGTTGCCGAGCTCACGCAGCTCGGACGCCTTGGTTCCCGTCGCCATCACGACTCACCTGCCTCGCGCCGAACAATCCGGCACTTCATCGGAAGCTTGTGAGCAGCGCGGGTGAGCGCCTCACGAGCAATCTTCTCGTTCGGGTAGGACAGCTCGAACATGACCCGGCCCGGGTGCACGTTGGCGATCCACCACTCGGGAGAACCCTTACCGGAACCCATGCGGGTCTCGGCAGGCTTCTTCGTCAGCGGACGGTCCGGGTAGATGTTGATCCAGACCTTGCCGCCACGCTTGATGTGGCGGGTCATCGCGATACGAGCCGCCTCGATCTGGCGGTTCGTGACATAGGCGGGGGTGAGCGCCTGGATACCGTACTCGCCGAACGAGACCTCAGTACCGCCCTTGGCCATACCGCGGCGCTTCGGGTGGTGCTGCTTACGGTGCTTGACCCTACGAGGGATCAGCATGTCGGTCAGGCCTCCGTTCCGGTGCTCTCGGCCGGAGCGGCGGCGGGAGCGTCGGCCTTGGGGGCCTCGGCACCAGCAGCCTGCTGCGGCTTGCGGCCACCACGGCCGCCGCGCTCGCCACCACGGCCACCACGGCCGGCGGGACGGTCGCCAGCGCCCTGCGCGCCACGGGCCGGGCGGTTGCCCGCACGGGCCGCAGCGTTCTCGGCGCGAACCTCGGCGATGTTCTTGACGTCGCCCTTGTAGATCCAGACCTTCACACCGATACGACCGAAGGTGGTCTTGGCCTCGAAGAAGCCGTAGTCCACGTTCGCGCGCAGCGTGTGCAGCGGCACACGACCCTCGCGGTAGAACTCGGAGCGGGACATCTCGGCGCCGCCGAGGCGACCGCCGCACTGGATCTTGATGCCCTTGGCGCCGGCCTTCATCGTGCCCTGCATGCTCTTGCGCATGGCACGACGGAAGGAGACGCGGGAGGAGAGCTGCTCGGCAACGGCCTGGGCAACCAGCTGAGCGTCGAGCTCGGGGTTCTTGACCTCGAGGATGTTCAGCTGGACCTGCTTGCCCGTGAGCTTTTCGAGGTCGCCGCGGATGCGGTCGGCCTCGGCGCCACGGCGGCCGATGACGATGCCCGGACGAGCGGTGTGGATGTCCACACGCACGCGGTCACGGGTGCGCTCGATCTCAACCTTCGAGATGCCGGCGCGCTCCATGCCGGACGTCATCATCCGACGGATGGCGACGTCTTCCTTGACGTAGTCCTTGTACAGCTTGTCGGCGTACCAACGCGACTTGAAGTCGGTGGTGATGCCGAGCCGGAACCCGTGCGGGTTTACCTTCTGGCCCATTACCGGGAACCTTCCTTGCTGCTGACGACCACGGTGATGTGGCTGGTCCGCTTGCGGATCCGGTAGGCACGGCCCTGCGCACGCGGACGGAACCGCTTCAGGGTCGGGCCCTCGTCCACGAACGCCTCGCTGATGACCAGCGTGGAGGCGTCCGGGTGGTTGTAGTTGTGTGCGGCATTGGCAATGGCGCTGTCCAGCACCTTGCCAACCGGCACGCTCGCGGCCTGCGGGGCGAAACGCAGGACCGCCTGAGCCTCCGTGGCATCCATGCCACGGATAAGGTCCACCACTCGGCGGGCCTTCATGGGCGTGACGCGGATGTACCGCGCCTGGGCCCTGGCTTCCATGGTTGTCCCTTCGGTGTAAGTCATTAGTCGTAACCACCCCGCCTTTAGCGGCGCTTCGACTTCCGGTCGTCCTTGACGTGGCCGCGGAAGGTGCGAGTCGGCGAGAACTCGCCGAGCTTGTGGCCGACCATCGACTCGGTGACGAACACCGGGACGTGGGTCTTGCCGTTGTGCACCGCGATCGTGTGGCCCAGCATGGCCGGGATGATCATCGAGCGACGGGACCAGGTCTTGATGACGTTCTTGGTGCCGGCTTCGTTCTGGACATCCACCTTCTTGATGAGGTGGTCGTCGACGAAGGGCCCCTTCTTGAGACTGCGCGGCATCTAAACCCGCTCCTAGCGCTTCTTGTTCGTCTTGCGGCGGCGGACGATGTACTTGCTCGAAGCCTTCTTCGGCGAGCGAGTACGACCCTCCTTCTGACCCCACGGGGAGACCGGGTGGCGACCACCGCTGGTCTTACCCTCACCACCACCGTGCGGGTGGTCGACCGGGTTCATCGCGACACCGCGGACGGAGGGGCGAACGCCCTTCCAGCGCATGCGGCCGGCCTTGCCCCAGTTGATGTTCGACTGCTCGGCGTTGCCGACCTCGCCGACGGTGGCGCGGCAGCGCGCGTCGACGAGACGGATCTCACCGGACGGCATACGAAGGTGGGCCATGGTGCCCTCCTTCGCCAGCAGCTGCACGGACGCACCGGCGGAGCGGGCGAACTTCGCACCGCCACCGGGACGCAGCTCGATCGCGTGGATCGTGGTACCGACCGGGATGTTGCGCAGCGCCAGGTTGTTGCCGGGCTTGATGTCGGCCGTCGGGCCGTTCTCAATCCGGTCACCCTGCTTGAGGGCCTTCGGCGCGATGATGTAGCGCTTCTCGCCGTCGGCGTAGTGCAGCAGCGCGATGCGCGCGGTGCGGTTGGGGTCGTACTCGATGTGCGCGACCTTCGCCGGCACGCCGTCCTTGTCGTGACGACGGAAGTCGATCACGCGGTAGGCGCGCTTGTGGCCGCCACCCTGGTGGCGAACAGTGATCCGACCGGTGTTGTTACGGCCGCCCTTGCTGTGCAGCGGGCGAACCAGCGACTTCTCCGGCGTGGACCGCGTGATCTCGACAAAGTCGGCGACGCTGGAGCCACGACGGCCCGGGGTCGTCGGCTTGTACTTGCGGATACCCATTTCTCAGTCCTCGTCCGATTCCGGACGACTCAGGACTCCGTTAGGAGCCCTGGCCGCCGAAGATGTCGATTCGGTCGCCCTCAGCGAGGGTCACGATGGCGCGCTTGGTGTTCGCACGCTTGCCGAAACCGGTCTTGGTGCGCTTGCGCTTACCCTGACGGTTGATCGTGTTGACCCCGGTGACCTTGACCGAGAAGACCGCCTCGACGGCCTGCTTGATCTGGGTCTTGTTGGCGCCGGGCGCGACGATGAACGTGTACTTGTTCTCGTCCAGCAGCGCGTAGCTCTTCTCCGAGACAACCGGCTTGATCAGCAGGTCGCGCGGGTCAGTGAAGGTCTTGCTGGTAACGGTCGCCTCAGACATCAGGCGTCGCTCCCTTCGGTCTCATCGGCCTTGGGGCCAGACACGAAGGACTCGAAAGCGGCCTGGGTGAAGACCACGTCGTCAGAGACGATCACGTCGTACGTGTTCAGCTGGCCCGGCTCCAGGATGTGAACCTGGGGCAGGTTGCGGGCGGACAGCCACGCGGCCTCGTCGGCACGCTCGACGACCAGGAGCACGTTCTTGCGCTCCGAGATCTTGCCGAACAGCGTCTTGGCGGCCTTCGTGGAGGCGGCACCCTCGACCACGCCGGTGACGACGTGGATGCGGGAGTGACGCGCACGGTCCGAGAGGGCACCGCGGAGGGCGGCGGCCTTCATCTTCTTCGGGGTCCGCTGGGAGTAGTCACGCGGCTGCGGGCCGTGGACGACGCCACCGCCGACGAACTGCGGAGCGCGGGTCGAACCCTGGCGGGCGCGGCCGGTGCCCTTCTGGCGGTAAGGCTTGCGGCCACCACCACGGACTTCGCCACGACGCTTGGTCTTGTGCGTGCCCTGACGGGCAGCTGCCAGCTGGGCGACAACGACCTGGTGGATCAGCGGAACGCTGGTCTTGGCGTCGAAGATCTCCGCGGGGAGATCGACGGTACCGGCCTTGTCGCCTGCCGGCGAAAGGATGTCAATGGTGCTCATTACCTCAAGCCCCCTTGGCCGCGGTACGGACCAGGACGAGGCCGCCGTTCGGACCGGGGACCGCACCCTTGATGAGGAGCAGACCCTTCTCCGCGTCAACCGCGTGGATGGTCAGGTTCTGGGTGGTGACGCGCTCGTTGCCCATACGACCGGCCATGCGCATGCCCTTGAAGACACGCCCAGGGGTGGCGCAGCCACCGATCGAACCGGGGGAGCGGTGCTTGCGCTGCACACCGTGACCGGCGCCGAGGCCCCGGAAGTTGTGCCGCTTCATGACACCGGCGAAGCCCTTGCCCTTGCTGTTGCCCGTGACGTCTACCTTGACGCCGGACTCGAACACCTCGGCAGTGATCTCCTGGCCGAGCGTGTACTCGCTGGCGTCGGAGGTGCGGAGCTCCACCAGGTGGCGGCGGGGGGTGACGTCGGCCTTGGCGAAGTGGCCCTTGAGGGGCTTGTTCACCTTGCGCGGGTCGATCTCGCCGAAGGCGATCTGGACCGACTCGTAGCCGTCGATGTCGTTCGTACGGACCTGGGTAACGACGCAGGGTCCGGCCTTGACCACGGTGACCGGGACGACACGGTTGTTCTCGTCCCAGACCTGGGTCATGCCGAGCTTCTCGCCCAGGACGCCCTTGATCTGCTTTGCCATCTTCTCGACGCCTCTCAGAGCTTGATCTCGATGTCAACGCCGGCCGGAAGGTCCAGGCGCATCAGCGAGTCAACGGTCTTGGGGGTCGGGTCGAGGATGTCGATCAGGCGCTTGTGCGTGCGCATCTCGAAGTGCTCGCGCGAGTCCTTGTACTTGTGCGGCGACTTGATGACGCAGTACACGTTCTTCTCAGTGGGCAGCGGCACCGGGCCCGCGACCGACGCACCAGTGCGCGTCACCGTCTCGACGATCTTCTTCGCCGACGAATCGATGACCTCGTGGTCGTAGGCCTTGAGCCGGATGCGGATCTTCTGTCCCGCCATGGCTACTCCGTAGTCCTGTCTGTTGTGGAAACGCTCTGGCTCCCGGCCGGCTGCGGAGCGATTCGCTCCACTGTTCCCCCTCCGACCCACGCGGTCGGGCGTGTCGCACACCCTCTACAGAAAATTCCCATACGGAAATTCCCTCGTCCAAGGGGGTACGGTCCCAAGACCGCGATCGGGGGAAGAACACCCACCGAGTGCCTGGTCGGCCCCGTGCTCACGCTTCCCAGAAGATTCCCGTACGTCCGCCCTCATTGCTGCCCCGAGAGGCAGATTAAGGACGACGAGTACTGTGGGACTCGCTTCCGGTCCTCCCGGCGGGAGGCGCGCAGCATCGGCACTCAACCGAGCAACTTGAGTAGTCTGCCATACGAGGCACGTACTGCGCCAATCGGGCCGAAGAGAATACCCCGCCACGCTCCGTGGTCAAACCGCACGCGCCCGCACCGTGGCGGACGGCCGGTCGGCCCCGCACCGTGGGGTGCGGGACCTCCCGGGACCGGCCGGTCGGCGGCCGGAGCGGGTCACATGCCGAAGTACCCCGTGATGTCCGCGAGCAGGTCGACGCCGCCGGACAGGGGCGCAGCGGAAGCACCCGGCAGCCCGAAGGGCTTCGTGCCCTGCCGGCGGAGGACGGCCCTGCCCTCCCCCTTCTCCTTCGGCCCGAGCCGGTGGGCCGCTCCCTCGACGGGAGGGGCCGCCTCGCGGGAAGCGCCGTGGTCGACCCCGTCCAGGGGATCGACGCCGCTGCCGTGCCGGGCACGGGCGCGTGCGCGGCACGGGCGAAGGACGGAGGGGCTCAGCCCGGACGGGGCGCGGGCTACCCGCGTCGCCAGACCACGTAGTCGCGCTGCCGGACGTCGCGGTCCACGTGCCAGCCGGCCGGAGCCTTGGGCCAGCTGGCGGTGGCCGGGGCGTTGTCGTCGAAGAGGGCGAGCACGGCCACGTTGGCCTCCGCGGGCGGCTGCTCGTCCTTGATCAGGGCGCGGGTCCAGACCCGGCCGTCCAGCACCGTGTACGCCAGGGTCGTCCGGCCCTCCCAGCGCAGGTCCCGGTCCATCACCAGACGGTCACCCGGCCGGATGCCGGCCTCCTTGATCAGTCCGGTGCCGTCGCCGTAGCGTTCCTCGGTCCAGGGCTCGGTGACCCGGTCGGTGATGACGGCCGTCCCGGCTCCGGCGAACACGGCGAGCGCGATCCCGGCGGCACCCGCGCCCAGCGCGAACCGGCGGCCGGCGCCCAGCAGGCGCAGCAGCACGAGGGCGGCGAACACGATCAGGGCGACCGCGGTGGTCCGGCCCGCGTGGAAACTGTCCCACCCCTCCGACCAGCGGCTGGAGAGGAAGGTCGCGTCGGGCAGGCCCCACGGGATGAACCAGGACTTGTGCAGCTCGTTGACGGCCATGCGCAGCAGCACCGCCGTCAGTGCCGCCGTCACGGCGGTGGCCGCCACCCCGATCGCGACGATCTTCTTCCAGCCGCGGACGTGGTACAGCGCGGCCACCGCGACCACCACGTACACCGCGGCCAGCGGGGAGAGGTAGCGGGCGTAGACGATCGTGTCGATCCGGTGGTCGGCGGGCAGGCCGGCGGCCGCGGCCAGCGCGATGCCGCCCAGCAGCGCGACCATCAGGAAGCCCACCACCCGGTCGGCGCGGGCGAAGCGGGAGCTGAACACCACCCACACGCAGACCACCAGGGCCAGCGCGCCCAGCCCCCAGGTGCTGGTCATGAAGTACCAGAGGTGACCGACCGTCCGCATGAAGGTGCGACGCATCAGACGGGTGTTCTCAAGGGTCTGGAAGACCGCGTTGCCGACCTCGCTCGGCTGGGCGCCGTCGATCCGCGACATCAGCCAGGCGGTCATCAGCTGCTTGACGACGAACATCACGGCCAGTACGACCAGCCCCAGCGCCGCGGCGATCCGCGGAACCCAGTTGAGGACCAGCGCCACCAGCAGCACCAGGCCGGTCAGCGCGATGATCACGCCGCCGCGGTCGTGGGTGAGCAGGCAGTAGCCGGCGGCGAAGGAGGCCAGCAGGGCGAACCTGATCCGACGGCCGCGGCTGCCCTCGGAGAACAGCCCGTGCACGCCGATCAGCCAGAGCAGCACCAGGACCGGCAGCGCGGTGTCGGCCATCGCGAACTGCGAGTAGAAGACCACCGGCGGAAGCAGCACCGCGGCGGCCGCGACGACGTACGAGACGGGCCGGGAGACGTTCAGCCGGCGCAGCGCCCAGTACGCGGCCGGCAGCACCAGACAGCTGATCAGGGCGTTGATGCCCAGGATCAGGTGGTAGGCGTAGACCGGGTCCTGGGTGATCCGCATGGCGGGCGAGATGAGCAGCGAGTAACCACCGGGGATCACCTGGTTGCCCGGGATCTCGGTGGTCGGCAGACCGGCCATGATCCTGGCCATGACCAGGTACATCTGCTCGTCCGGGTTGACCGTCGGATAGTCCTGCCGGGTCACCAGGGACAGCCGGAAGAGCACGTTGAGCACGTACCCGAGGGCCAGCGCCGACGGCACCACCCACCGGGCGTGCCACCACTGCGGCCCGGTGCGGCCGTCCTCCGAAGAGGTCCCGGCGGACGGGCCGCTCTCCGGCTCGGCGGTGGACATGGGGGCCAGTCGCGTCATGACAGGTCAGACTTCCGTGAGATGTCCGTTGGGTACCGCTGCGGCGGTCGTACGGGGGGCCACCGCGCCGCGCAGCGTCAGCAGCATCGCGGCGGCGGCGGCCAGCGAGCCGACCGCGTAGGCGAGGCCCACCCGCAGTGCGATGTCGCCGGGGAGCACGGTGATGCCCAGCAGCACCGCGGTGCCGAACGCCCAGCAGGCCAGCTGGGCACGGTGCTTGTGCAGGACCATCTGGGCCTGGCCGAGCACCATCGCGAGCATGTAGCAGGTGGTCCCGGAGGCGAACCACAGGAAGTCCAGGTGACCCAGCTGCCCGGGCGACGCGCCGAACAGCACCTCGATCAGCCAGGGCCCGATCAGCACGGCGGGTACACCGCCCACGACACCGAGGCCGAGCACCACCAGGCAGGCCTTGCGGAGCATCCGGGCGAAGCCCTGGGGGTCGCCCGCGGCCACCACGGTGGACAGACCCGACAGCAGCGAGGCCTGCAGCGAACCGAAGACGAACAGCGGCACGCGGGCCAGCACCAGTGCGCTGAGCAGGGCCGAGATCAGCGCGGTGCGGTGGGGTTCGAGCAGCTGGGTGCTCATCACCGCCGCGTTCACCACCGCTTGGGCCAGCAGGGTCGCGGCGATCAGCGGTCCGAGACCGCGAACCAGCTCGGGGGTCCGGATGGTGCCGCCGGGCCGGGCCGCGCGCAGGGTCGGGCGCAGCGTGACCAGCAGCGCCACCACCGGCGACACGACGAGGATCAGACTGAAGGCGAGCGCCGAGTGGAGTCCGGCGGCGGCGCAGGCGAACGCCAGAACGATCCGCAGGCCACCGTCCACGGCGAGCTGCGAGCCGTACGGGGTGAACCGCCCGGTCCCCGCCAGGACGCCCCGGGTGAGGTAGCACACGGCCATCCCGGCGAAGGCGCCGCCGAGCACGGCGACCAGCTGGCGGTCGCCCTGGAAGAGCCGGTCGGCGATGGGCCCGGCGAAGACGGCGAGCACGCCGAGCACCGCGGCGAGGATGCCCGCGGTCAGCAACGCCGCCTTCCGGAGTACGGGAGCGACGCCCTCGCCCCGCACCGTACGGGCCGCGACGATCCGGGTGAGTTCCTGCTCCACCGGGAAGAACAGGCCGATCCCGACGGACATCACCAGGGTCCACAGGACCGAGACGCCGGCCATGTCGGCCTTGGAGAGGCTGTGTCCGGCGACGGCGAGGTGGATGTAGGAGGCGGCGCCCAGCACGGCGGTGCCCCCCGCGACCATGGTGGTCCCGGGGGGCAGGGCCTTGAGCAGTTTCGAGATCGGGTTCATCGGGGTGCTTTCGAAGGCCGCACGCTCAGCGCGTGGCGTGGCGGAGCATCGCCCTGACGCCGGGCCGGCCGGCGTGCTTGACGGCGCCGGGCAGCAGGGTGATCGCGTGCAGCCGGGAGGAGAGGTGGAGCCGGGAGATCTTGGCGGCGTGCGGCCAGCCGTGCCGTTCCAGCCGGTCGGCGGTTTCCAGGAAGAAGCGCTTGGCCTCCTCGAAGCGGTGGCCGGTGTAGGCCTTCGCCGAGGACTCGCTGCCGGCGTGCCGGCGGTAGCTGAAGCAGACCTCCGGCGTGGTGGCCAGGGTCTCCCCCGCGACCAGCAGGTCGATGACGAGGGCGAGGTCCTGGATCACGCCCAGGTCGGCACGGAAACCGAAGGGCTTGACCGCTTCGGTCCGCCAGCAGATGGACGGGAAGTACAGCCAGTTGCCGCGCAGCAGGCCGGCGGCCAGCTCCTCCCCGCCGAGCAGGGCCCGCTCCTGCCCCTGGGGCGAGTACAGCTTGCGCTTGGTGCGGTCGACCAGGGTGTCGAACGGCAGCCCGTCGGTGCCGATCACCCGGACCCCCGGCTGGATCATCGCGGCGGACGGCTCGCGGTCGGCCGCCGCCCGCACCACCTGGAGGTAGTTCGGGTGCATGAGGTCGTCGCAGCCCATGAGGACCAGGTACTCGTACTCGGCGAGCTCGACGCAGCGGTTGAAGTTGCCGGTCACACCGAGGTTGTGCTCGTTGCGGAAGTAGCGGACCCGCGGGTCCGCCAGGGCTGCGAACCAGCCGGGGACGTCCGGCTCGCTGCCGTCGTCGACGACCGTGAGCCGCCAGTCGTCACCGTCCTGGGCCAGGACGCTGCGGACCGCGTCCTGCATCAGCGCGACGTCGCCGTAGTACGGCAACAGGATTTCGAAACGCGACATCGTCTCCGCCTAGGCCTTCGTCAGCTCACGGCCGAGCTGCTCGGCGGTGCGCCGTCGGGAGGCGTCGTAGGACGGGGAGCCGGGGGCGAACGCCTTCAGTTCCTTGGGCATGCGCCGGATCATCGCGAGCAGCAGCACCAGGCCGGCCCGGGTGAGGTAGACCATCGCCTTGAGCGGCGAGGCGCTCGGCCGGCCGGTGGTGCGGGCCCGCATCGCCACGGGGACCTGGCGGACGGTGAAGCCCGAGCGGGCGGCGCCGACCATGGACTCGATGGTGTCGCCGAGGTACTCGACCGGGTACCAGCGGGCGAAGAATTCTATGAGGGGCCGGTTGCAGGCCCGGAAACCCGAGGTGGTGTCGGTGAGCTTGGTCCGGGTGATCCGGGAGAGCACCACGGACAGCAACGACATCGCCCACTTGCGCGGACCGCGCACCTGGTAGTCGCCGTCGCCGGCGAACCGGGCGCCTATGACGAGGTCGGCGTCGCCGGTGGCGAGCCGTTCGAGCAGGGCCGGGACGTAGGCCGGGTCGTGCTGGCCGTCGGCGTCCACCTGGATCGCCACGTCGTAGCCGTGCTGCTGCGCGTAGCGGTAGCCGAGGCGCATCGCGCCGCCGACGCCCAGGTTGAACGGCAGCTGGGCGACGGCCGAACCGGCTGCGCGCGCTACCGCGGCGGTGTTGTCCGTCGAGCCGTCGTCGACCACCAGGGTGTCGACGTAGGGCAGTTGGGCCTGGATCTCGCGCAGGACGGAGGGCAGTCCGTCCTCCTCGTTCCAGGCGGGAAGGATGATCAGGACGCGACGACCGTCGTTCACGACTTCACCTGTGCCTCGATGGCGCCGGAGTCCTCCGTGCGCGGCGACGTGCTGGGGTAACCGCCCTGCTGGACGAGATGCGCGCGGATGAGGGCCACGTCCTCCGCGAGGATGCGGGTCTCCGCCTCCAGCCGGCTGGTCTCCCAGCTCAGGTGCAGGCTGACCAGCAGGACCAGGACGAAGCCGGTGAACAGGACCAGGCTCGCGCCCGAGGCCACTCCGAGGCTCTTCGCCACCGGGTCCAGCAGGTTCGGCACGAATCCGAGCGGCGCGACCAGCAGCCCGATGGCCAGCCATATCGCGGCGTACTTCTCCCGCAGTTGCTGACGGCGCAGCAGCTCGAGGATGTACCCCAGCACCAGCACACCGGTGATGGAGGTCAGGA
Above is a window of Streptomyces subrutilus DNA encoding:
- the rplX gene encoding 50S ribosomal protein L24, with translation MKIKKGDLVQVITGKDKGKQGKVIVAFPADNRVLVEGVNRVKKHTKAGQTAGGSQTGGIVITEAPIHVSNVQLVVEKDGQKVVTRVGFRFDDEGNKIRVAKRTGEDI
- the rplN gene encoding 50S ribosomal protein L14, whose protein sequence is MIQQESRLRIADNTGAKEILCIRVLGGSGRRYAGIGDVIVATVKDAIPGGNVKKGDVVKAVIVRTVKERRRQDGSYIRFDENAAVILKNDGDPRGTRIFGPVGRELREKKFMKIISLAPEVL
- the rpsQ gene encoding 30S ribosomal protein S17, coding for MSENNNVTEKTARGFRKTREGLVVSDKMDKTVVVAVEDRVKHALYGKVIRRTNKLKAHDEQNAAGVGDRVLIMETRPLSASKRWRIVEILEKAK
- the rpmC gene encoding 50S ribosomal protein L29, encoding MATGTKASELRELGNEELVGKLREAKEELFKLRFQAATGQLENNGRLKSVRKDIARIYTLMHERELGIETVESA
- the rplP gene encoding 50S ribosomal protein L16, with translation MLIPRRVKHRKQHHPKRRGMAKGGTEVSFGEYGIQALTPAYVTNRQIEAARIAMTRHIKRGGKVWINIYPDRPLTKKPAETRMGSGKGSPEWWIANVHPGRVMFELSYPNEKIAREALTRAAHKLPMKCRIVRREAGES
- the rpsC gene encoding 30S ribosomal protein S3; the encoded protein is MGQKVNPHGFRLGITTDFKSRWYADKLYKDYVKEDVAIRRMMTSGMERAGISKVEIERTRDRVRVDIHTARPGIVIGRRGAEADRIRGDLEKLTGKQVQLNILEVKNPELDAQLVAQAVAEQLSSRVSFRRAMRKSMQGTMKAGAKGIKIQCGGRLGGAEMSRSEFYREGRVPLHTLRANVDYGFFEAKTTFGRIGVKVWIYKGDVKNIAEVRAENAAARAGNRPARGAQGAGDRPAGRGGRGGERGGRGGRKPQQAAGAEAPKADAPAAAPAESTGTEA
- the rplV gene encoding 50S ribosomal protein L22 codes for the protein MEARAQARYIRVTPMKARRVVDLIRGMDATEAQAVLRFAPQAASVPVGKVLDSAIANAAHNYNHPDASTLVISEAFVDEGPTLKRFRPRAQGRAYRIRKRTSHITVVVSSKEGSR
- the rpsS gene encoding 30S ribosomal protein S19, with protein sequence MPRSLKKGPFVDDHLIKKVDVQNEAGTKNVIKTWSRRSMIIPAMLGHTIAVHNGKTHVPVFVTESMVGHKLGEFSPTRTFRGHVKDDRKSKRR
- the rplB gene encoding 50S ribosomal protein L2; the encoded protein is MGIRKYKPTTPGRRGSSVADFVEITRSTPEKSLVRPLHSKGGRNNTGRITVRHQGGGHKRAYRVIDFRRHDKDGVPAKVAHIEYDPNRTARIALLHYADGEKRYIIAPKALKQGDRIENGPTADIKPGNNLALRNIPVGTTIHAIELRPGGGAKFARSAGASVQLLAKEGTMAHLRMPSGEIRLVDARCRATVGEVGNAEQSNINWGKAGRMRWKGVRPSVRGVAMNPVDHPHGGGEGKTSGGRHPVSPWGQKEGRTRSPKKASSKYIVRRRKTNKKR
- the rplW gene encoding 50S ribosomal protein L23, coding for MSEATVTSKTFTDPRDLLIKPVVSEKSYALLDENKYTFIVAPGANKTQIKQAVEAVFSVKVTGVNTINRQGKRKRTKTGFGKRANTKRAIVTLAEGDRIDIFGGQGS
- the rplD gene encoding 50S ribosomal protein L4; protein product: MSTIDILSPAGDKAGTVDLPAEIFDAKTSVPLIHQVVVAQLAAARQGTHKTKRRGEVRGGGRKPYRQKGTGRARQGSTRAPQFVGGGVVHGPQPRDYSQRTPKKMKAAALRGALSDRARHSRIHVVTGVVEGAASTKAAKTLFGKISERKNVLLVVERADEAAWLSARNLPQVHILEPGQLNTYDVIVSDDVVFTQAAFESFVSGPKADETEGSDA
- the rplC gene encoding 50S ribosomal protein L3, with the translated sequence MAKQIKGVLGEKLGMTQVWDENNRVVPVTVVKAGPCVVTQVRTNDIDGYESVQIAFGEIDPRKVNKPLKGHFAKADVTPRRHLVELRTSDASEYTLGQEITAEVFESGVKVDVTGNSKGKGFAGVMKRHNFRGLGAGHGVQRKHRSPGSIGGCATPGRVFKGMRMAGRMGNERVTTQNLTIHAVDAEKGLLLIKGAVPGPNGGLVLVRTAAKGA
- the rpsJ gene encoding 30S ribosomal protein S10; the protein is MAGQKIRIRLKAYDHEVIDSSAKKIVETVTRTGASVAGPVPLPTEKNVYCVIKSPHKYKDSREHFEMRTHKRLIDILDPTPKTVDSLMRLDLPAGVDIEIKL
- a CDS encoding lipopolysaccharide biosynthesis protein, with the protein product MNPISKLLKALPPGTTMVAGGTAVLGAASYIHLAVAGHSLSKADMAGVSVLWTLVMSVGIGLFFPVEQELTRIVAARTVRGEGVAPVLRKAALLTAGILAAVLGVLAVFAGPIADRLFQGDRQLVAVLGGAFAGMAVCYLTRGVLAGTGRFTPYGSQLAVDGGLRIVLAFACAAAGLHSALAFSLILVVSPVVALLVTLRPTLRAARPGGTIRTPELVRGLGPLIAATLLAQAVVNAAVMSTQLLEPHRTALISALLSALVLARVPLFVFGSLQASLLSGLSTVVAAGDPQGFARMLRKACLVVLGLGVVGGVPAVLIGPWLIEVLFGASPGQLGHLDFLWFASGTTCYMLAMVLGQAQMVLHKHRAQLACWAFGTAVLLGITVLPGDIALRVGLAYAVGSLAAAAAMLLTLRGAVAPRTTAAAVPNGHLTEV
- a CDS encoding glycosyltransferase family 2 protein, whose protein sequence is MSRFEILLPYYGDVALMQDAVRSVLAQDGDDWRLTVVDDGSEPDVPGWFAALADPRVRYFRNEHNLGVTGNFNRCVELAEYEYLVLMGCDDLMHPNYLQVVRAAADREPSAAMIQPGVRVIGTDGLPFDTLVDRTKRKLYSPQGQERALLGGEELAAGLLRGNWLYFPSICWRTEAVKPFGFRADLGVIQDLALVIDLLVAGETLATTPEVCFSYRRHAGSESSAKAYTGHRFEEAKRFFLETADRLERHGWPHAAKISRLHLSSRLHAITLLPGAVKHAGRPGVRAMLRHATR